The Candidatus Cloacimonadota bacterium genome window below encodes:
- a CDS encoding T9SS type A sorting domain-containing protein has protein sequence NLEIYNIKGQKVKTLECFNSFEAKATESLSITWNGKNDFGKPAKSGIYFLKLRTGNSSIMRKMILIR, from the coding sequence AATCTTGAAATTTATAATATCAAAGGACAGAAGGTGAAAACTTTGGAGTGCTTCAATTCTTTTGAAGCAAAAGCGACGGAGTCGCTTTCCATAACCTGGAATGGAAAAAACGATTTCGGAAAACCGGCAAAGTCAGGAATTTATTTTCTGAAATTGAGAACAGGGAATAGTTCAATTATGAGAAAAATGATTTTGATCAGATAA
- the obgE gene encoding GTPase ObgE — protein sequence MFIDFARIKIQAGNGGDGCVSFRREKFVAKGGPDGGDGGKGGHIIAVGNENVNTLIAYRYSKLFKAERGQHGMGSNKTGASGENTYLQFPLGTEIYDITDNKRNKIAELTEHNEQIVIAKGGFGGRGNTRFKSATNKAPRYAKSGGTGEYFELELVLKLMADVGLVGFPNAGKSTLLSAVSDAHPKIADYKFTTLEPSLGVVKVSEYESFVMADIPGLIEGAHEGKGLGIQFLKHIQRTKVLLFLIDINSNDPFSDYQTLKKELHLYDPYLDKKPHFIALSKIDSIEEKDKMELVSLLKDEFDQKLHEKIFPISSVSGENLSELKRILFDLVRDS from the coding sequence ATGTTCATAGATTTTGCCAGGATAAAAATTCAAGCCGGAAATGGAGGAGATGGTTGTGTCAGTTTCCGCAGGGAGAAGTTCGTTGCTAAAGGCGGACCTGACGGCGGAGATGGTGGAAAAGGCGGACATATTATTGCCGTCGGGAATGAAAATGTCAACACTTTGATCGCTTATCGTTATTCGAAATTGTTCAAAGCAGAAAGAGGTCAGCATGGAATGGGCAGCAATAAAACCGGAGCCAGCGGAGAAAATACTTACCTGCAATTTCCATTGGGAACGGAAATATACGACATAACCGATAATAAAAGAAATAAAATTGCGGAATTAACCGAGCATAACGAGCAAATTGTAATTGCAAAAGGTGGTTTCGGCGGAAGGGGAAATACCCGTTTTAAAAGTGCAACTAACAAAGCTCCGAGATATGCAAAATCGGGTGGGACCGGTGAATATTTTGAACTGGAATTAGTACTTAAATTAATGGCTGATGTCGGCCTGGTCGGTTTTCCAAATGCAGGAAAATCAACCTTATTGAGTGCTGTTTCCGATGCTCATCCTAAAATAGCTGATTATAAATTCACAACTCTCGAACCATCTCTTGGGGTTGTTAAAGTCAGTGAATATGAATCTTTCGTTATGGCAGATATTCCCGGTTTGATCGAAGGAGCTCACGAAGGAAAAGGATTGGGAATCCAGTTCCTGAAACATATTCAAAGAACAAAAGTTTTACTTTTTCTGATCGACATAAATTCCAACGATCCTTTCAGTGATTATCAAACCTTGAAAAAAGAACTGCATCTTTATGATCCGTACCTCGATAAAAAACCGCATTTCATTGCTTTATCAAAAATCGACTCTATCGAAGAAAAAGATAAAATGGAATTGGTTTCTTTATTGAAGGATGAGTTTGATCAGAAACTGCATGAAAAGATTTTTCCCATTTCTTCAGTTTCAGGAGAGAATTTAAGTGAATTGAAGAGAATTCTTTTTGATTTGGTTAGAGATTCGTAG